One region of Sulfurisphaera ohwakuensis genomic DNA includes:
- a CDS encoding DNA adenine methylase: protein MLMRYWGRKPIELIDELLTEVTDSTVIDPFGGAGSIVLSALRHGNRAIYLDINPYAWLVAFVNIVSIDAEEFKRKSEEVLNNLVIIRKRTLKSDFLYYSNGKPFWKKRSVDRVSQFFTTDNFRKLYSILKSIDNVNASPEVKIALYGAFCSSLFKASKMKRENAGSWGVPSYWIPESHKEIDAIEAFKSEVKRFFSYFKSHKGYKIGEEVKMQIGSSLSFNYNKNHILFTDPPFFDEVQYMELSFFYWVWLRESKFRNVARYFLGKNITFRISYEMIVNPNKGINYDKYLEMLDKFLLRTKRIKRKYLLFHYDKKDFMRRVISLTRERWKEVKIENFEIENQRNIGPRGGKKYVLIYS from the coding sequence ATGTTAATGAGATATTGGGGCAGAAAGCCCATAGAGCTTATTGACGAATTACTTACAGAAGTTACAGATAGTACGGTTATTGATCCATTTGGTGGTGCTGGGTCAATTGTTTTGTCCGCTTTGCGTCACGGGAATAGGGCTATTTATTTAGATATTAATCCTTACGCTTGGTTAGTAGCGTTTGTTAATATAGTTAGTATTGATGCTGAAGAATTTAAGAGGAAAAGTGAGGAGGTTTTAAATAATTTAGTTATTATAAGGAAGAGGACATTAAAGAGCGACTTTCTTTATTATTCTAATGGTAAACCTTTTTGGAAAAAGAGGAGTGTAGATAGGGTTTCTCAGTTCTTCACTACAGATAACTTCAGAAAATTATATTCTATCTTAAAGTCTATTGATAACGTAAATGCTTCCCCAGAAGTGAAGATAGCATTATATGGTGCTTTTTGTTCTTCTTTATTCAAAGCATCAAAGATGAAGAGAGAAAATGCAGGTAGTTGGGGAGTTCCTTCATACTGGATCCCAGAAAGTCATAAAGAGATAGACGCAATAGAAGCTTTTAAATCAGAGGTTAAAAGGTTTTTCTCGTATTTCAAAAGTCATAAGGGATATAAAATTGGTGAAGAGGTAAAAATGCAGATAGGAAGCTCATTAAGCTTCAATTATAACAAAAACCATATTCTTTTTACAGACCCTCCTTTCTTTGATGAAGTACAGTATATGGAACTTTCGTTCTTTTATTGGGTATGGCTAAGAGAAAGCAAATTTAGAAATGTAGCGAGGTATTTTTTAGGAAAAAACATTACTTTTAGGATAAGTTATGAAATGATCGTAAATCCTAATAAAGGAATTAATTATGACAAATACCTAGAAATGTTAGACAAGTTTCTTTTAAGAACTAAGAGAATAAAAAGAAAGTATCTCCTCTTTCATTATGATAAAAAAGATTTTATGCGAAGGGTCATCTCATTAACGAGAGAGAGGTGGAAAGAAGTTAAGATAGAAAACTTTGAGATAGAGAATCAGAGGAATATAGGCCCCAGAGGCGGTAAGAAATACGTGTTAATTTATTCATAA
- a CDS encoding phospholipase D-like domain-containing protein, producing the protein MSEEYSGTKRSGIQSLYTFTPFKLLFGKQGYGIILVPLEYYNKLNIEWNAGINDEFYVPYYKRDFKVTLPDIINSFIFAENSDLSVEYKHRSLAKPDYRIERDDAAKPFPLILEYSYKSLRNGYHCKYGMILLHEKKDCPLKSNCKLFEKSKDGKGCKYYEGPIPYERLYTIFPHVVRYVMEDNSKNKKILALIVVKIGNADRILGKIEFSEKLRMEAFSDATIFYDKAADLMYKDFLWVSYENGIGFRLNNLHGIIFKFNSSSLNDYISFLINNNQEIKDWLCMKMSIYFGDKNDIGLKKYSLSQKGFLAMKRFEDLIDKVVNGEAEESCNEDNLTLFGSLVLLHTLAHVIITNILEPMSSINASGNFTYYIAHPIFGELSSSVYIVESIYGGLGYLKTLSIMINKGDKELSNVLSNLPNVYNAHEGKLNKALNGLGNVINNFSKKLDKEIIQTTLNIFNEWQLNSPFPKTFPNHLVIRNYLGKRFSQKVNMDSDTRQAFKDMISELPLCWDGCNMCVGMDKGCIFGPYDQPFLISRKLINQFISTYDNWLGRTSFPFTNNLYHIFVDLVNLAENDIKLISPWIGKEIIDVLIKAKKEKDLLITIVCLDDEKNKNAIKVAENNGIHVIKIPATSEQGIVHSKMMIIDDSIALTGSANFTENGLKFNKETVTVSIDPYDVGKYLEQFNEITKNYKLYE; encoded by the coding sequence ATGAGTGAAGAATATTCTGGTACTAAAAGAAGCGGAATTCAGTCTTTATATACATTTACTCCATTTAAATTACTTTTTGGCAAACAAGGATATGGAATAATACTAGTGCCCTTGGAATACTATAATAAACTTAATATAGAATGGAATGCTGGTATTAACGATGAGTTTTATGTACCATATTATAAAAGAGACTTTAAAGTAACTCTTCCAGATATAATAAACTCTTTCATTTTCGCTGAAAACTCAGATCTTTCCGTAGAATATAAACATAGATCTTTAGCTAAACCAGACTATAGAATCGAAAGAGACGATGCTGCTAAACCTTTTCCTCTAATCTTAGAATACAGCTATAAATCATTAAGAAATGGATATCACTGTAAATACGGTATGATTTTACTCCATGAGAAGAAGGATTGCCCATTAAAAAGTAATTGTAAGTTATTTGAAAAATCTAAAGATGGTAAAGGGTGTAAGTATTACGAAGGACCTATACCTTATGAAAGATTATATACTATCTTTCCACATGTCGTGAGATATGTAATGGAAGATAATAGTAAAAATAAAAAGATATTAGCTCTGATAGTGGTTAAGATAGGAAACGCTGATAGAATATTAGGTAAAATAGAGTTTAGTGAAAAATTAAGGATGGAAGCCTTTTCTGATGCTACAATCTTTTATGACAAGGCTGCAGACCTAATGTATAAGGATTTCTTATGGGTATCTTACGAAAATGGTATAGGATTTAGATTAAATAATCTACATGGCATAATATTCAAATTTAATAGTTCGTCATTAAATGACTATATCTCGTTTTTAATTAATAATAATCAAGAAATAAAAGATTGGTTATGTATGAAAATGTCAATATATTTTGGAGATAAGAACGATATTGGACTAAAAAAATACAGTTTATCCCAAAAAGGATTCCTTGCAATGAAAAGATTCGAAGATTTAATAGACAAAGTAGTAAACGGAGAAGCTGAAGAGAGTTGTAATGAGGACAATCTGACATTATTTGGAAGTCTTGTATTGTTACATACTTTAGCTCACGTCATTATCACTAACATATTAGAGCCAATGAGTAGCATAAATGCCTCTGGAAATTTCACATATTATATTGCTCATCCAATCTTTGGAGAGCTTTCAAGCTCTGTATATATTGTTGAAAGCATCTACGGGGGTTTAGGATATTTAAAAACATTGAGCATAATGATAAATAAAGGGGATAAGGAACTTTCCAACGTTTTAAGTAATTTACCTAATGTGTATAACGCTCATGAGGGAAAACTCAATAAGGCACTAAATGGTTTGGGCAATGTTATTAACAATTTTAGTAAAAAATTGGACAAGGAAATAATTCAAACAACCTTAAATATATTTAATGAATGGCAACTCAATAGCCCGTTTCCTAAAACATTTCCAAATCATTTAGTAATTAGAAACTATTTAGGGAAAAGATTTAGTCAAAAAGTTAATATGGATAGCGATACTAGGCAAGCTTTTAAGGATATGATCTCTGAATTACCCTTATGTTGGGATGGATGTAATATGTGTGTAGGAATGGATAAGGGATGTATTTTTGGGCCTTACGATCAACCATTCCTTATAAGTAGGAAACTTATAAATCAGTTTATCTCTACCTATGATAATTGGCTTGGTAGGACGTCCTTCCCATTTACAAATAACTTATACCATATTTTTGTTGATTTAGTAAACTTAGCCGAAAATGATATTAAACTTATATCTCCATGGATAGGGAAGGAAATAATTGACGTTTTAATAAAGGCTAAGAAAGAGAAAGACTTGCTGATAACTATCGTATGCTTAGATGATGAAAAGAATAAAAATGCAATTAAGGTAGCTGAAAATAACGGTATTCATGTAATAAAAATACCTGCGACCTCCGAGCAGGGAATTGTACATTCTAAAATGATGATAATAGACGATTCAATAGCACTAACGGGCTCTGCGAATTTCACCGAAAATGGATTAAAGTTTAATAAGGAGACAGTTACTGTTAGTATAGATCCTTATGATGTGGGCAAGTATTTAGAACAATTTAACGAAATAACTAAGAATTATAAACTTTATGAATAA
- the csa3 gene encoding CRISPR-associated CARF protein Csa3 produces MILVVTLGFDEKFQIRALMRRFNNLEKVIVVGSFNDERAKKALESFENVMKSAQVNYELVEVDPHNFYDTIITITKKIINNNKGRMFVLNISGGMRILIIELLFAFIFSGLEAEVEIESEDFNTVVSFRLSDMYPAHLTQDHIRILMSIKQGYTSINSIHKRVDMSLSTTWRRLKELREMGLIDEENRLTVKGELVIKMFSP; encoded by the coding sequence ATGATATTAGTAGTTACTTTAGGGTTTGATGAAAAATTCCAGATTAGGGCATTAATGAGGAGATTTAACAATCTGGAAAAAGTTATCGTAGTAGGTTCTTTCAACGATGAAAGGGCTAAAAAGGCTTTAGAGTCTTTTGAGAACGTTATGAAGAGTGCTCAAGTTAACTATGAGCTTGTTGAAGTTGACCCTCACAATTTTTACGATACTATTATTACCATTACTAAGAAGATTATAAATAACAACAAGGGAAGGATGTTTGTATTAAATATTAGTGGAGGAATGAGGATTTTGATCATAGAACTTCTCTTTGCTTTTATTTTTTCTGGTCTTGAGGCTGAAGTTGAAATTGAATCTGAAGATTTCAACACAGTAGTATCGTTCAGATTAAGTGATATGTATCCAGCTCATTTGACTCAAGATCACATTAGAATTTTAATGTCGATCAAACAAGGTTATACTAGCATTAATTCAATTCATAAACGCGTTGACATGTCTTTATCTACTACATGGAGAAGGTTAAAAGAACTGAGAGAGATGGGTTTGATAGATGAAGAGAATAGGTTAACTGTTAAGGGAGAACTAGTTATTAAAATGTTCAGCCCTTAA
- a CDS encoding DEAD/DEAH box helicase has product MSSKNDDDIISFYQDLLQIEVDKFRKSQNKDFKSALLTKNDINDIIKKYNKGNNIFLVLLNRKMIIKYDDKYRTAHMDLLAKVAFIRQFISSEPYSLEFDIMLEKEPYPDFGAFTIDKLIHIIDNKLVNDDLSDKERKLIIDIIKKLLEELKITGLSSFQGYIIDKILNTEYNYIPLVAPTATGKTIAFVIPSLVYLLESIFKDEKPINVLFVYPRKALAKDQIEKFIRYLDIINEELAKIDKNKKITIALEDGDTPNEINDGLSYRGLRCPNPKCNGDLVYARNGIRCSKCGKIYDFIIPTKKSIKNSPPNVLITNLWILYRRLLNMNTVNNFKNIKYMVLDEVHAYDGLLYSHLRFILRLLLALKKLTKTTGLEKIIFSSATIPNYREFISKLVCDNIDCLPADILTYNDYYNKNQSKISKQRLILYEFLLPNIGKGVETLTEDVTEAVLAWLKEYNFKGILFADSIAGVTNFYKYFKNTILGERKAREIRDHICYNSPNDLYTNNEYYWPYLSSYRNACNSDVYLEKLAADLEKGIDQHYSVLSLQQRLKTEEEFKNDSSKLMLFSTSTLELGIDIGDIAVIVQHKLPLSRESFIQRVGRAGRSDKTYRIATGIVILQSTPYASLYMFNDELRSTLINMSYNSVSKTLDSNNPQIILQYIFSYVLLKRAINKVKTCVDDGSSFAECENIIEELIDDAENNIANSQSELEEMLSIDLNLIKDDIMDLLSVIKRSINNEDKDEEELCREIANGLNTIFNEIEADINETINYLFEHKIGNIIGYDNRMLLGILNKISGKLKELKEILETGPLNIKIINEILYLINSKSSEIKSLESLLEKTRQKLTKKYDIRTMMKNQHTKKYIDAIINKFNSIIKNIEDLSNIINSIINDISARKCIGNLKYYNNKSNLYVDKSYDIFSIMREKSTNDIFMDLLMTPPSPSIESANVEGDENE; this is encoded by the coding sequence ATGTCAAGTAAAAATGACGATGATATAATATCATTCTACCAAGATTTATTGCAAATTGAAGTAGACAAGTTTAGAAAGAGCCAGAATAAAGATTTTAAGAGTGCACTACTTACTAAGAATGACATTAACGATATTATAAAAAAATACAATAAGGGAAATAATATTTTTCTAGTTTTACTTAATAGGAAGATGATTATTAAATATGATGATAAATATAGAACAGCACACATGGATTTATTAGCTAAAGTGGCATTCATTAGACAATTCATATCTTCTGAACCATATTCATTGGAATTTGATATTATGTTAGAAAAAGAACCATACCCAGATTTTGGAGCTTTTACTATAGATAAACTAATTCATATTATAGATAATAAATTAGTTAATGATGATTTATCAGATAAAGAAAGGAAATTAATTATAGATATTATTAAAAAGTTGCTAGAGGAGCTTAAAATAACTGGACTATCTAGTTTTCAAGGATACATTATTGATAAGATTCTTAATACTGAGTATAACTATATACCCTTAGTAGCACCTACAGCTACTGGTAAAACTATTGCTTTTGTAATACCTTCATTAGTGTATTTATTAGAATCTATCTTTAAGGACGAGAAGCCTATAAACGTTCTATTTGTGTATCCAAGAAAGGCACTAGCAAAAGATCAAATTGAGAAGTTTATTAGGTACCTTGATATAATTAATGAGGAGTTAGCAAAAATTGATAAAAATAAAAAAATTACAATAGCATTAGAGGACGGTGATACTCCTAATGAAATTAATGACGGCCTAAGTTATAGAGGACTCAGATGTCCTAATCCTAAGTGTAATGGTGATTTAGTATACGCCCGAAATGGGATAAGATGTAGCAAATGTGGCAAGATTTATGACTTTATAATTCCTACAAAGAAATCCATAAAGAACTCACCACCTAATGTGTTGATTACTAATTTATGGATTTTATATAGGAGATTATTAAATATGAATACTGTAAACAACTTTAAGAACATAAAATATATGGTATTGGATGAAGTCCACGCTTATGATGGCTTATTATATTCTCATTTAAGGTTTATTTTAAGGCTTCTCTTAGCTCTAAAGAAACTTACTAAAACTACTGGATTAGAGAAGATTATATTCTCTTCTGCCACTATTCCTAACTATAGAGAATTTATTTCTAAATTAGTATGTGATAATATTGATTGCCTTCCAGCTGACATATTAACATATAATGATTATTACAATAAGAATCAATCTAAAATAAGCAAGCAGCGCTTAATATTGTATGAGTTTTTACTTCCTAATATAGGAAAAGGAGTCGAAACATTAACGGAAGATGTTACAGAAGCAGTTTTGGCATGGCTGAAAGAATACAACTTTAAAGGTATACTATTTGCGGATAGTATTGCAGGTGTTACTAATTTTTACAAATATTTTAAGAATACGATACTTGGAGAAAGAAAAGCAAGAGAAATAAGAGATCATATCTGTTACAATAGTCCAAATGATTTATATACTAATAATGAATACTACTGGCCATATTTATCTAGTTATCGTAATGCTTGTAATAGTGATGTATACTTAGAAAAACTTGCTGCAGACTTAGAAAAAGGAATAGATCAACACTATTCAGTATTATCTTTACAGCAGAGACTAAAGACTGAAGAAGAGTTTAAAAATGATTCCTCGAAATTAATGCTTTTTTCTACGTCAACATTAGAACTAGGAATAGATATAGGTGATATTGCAGTAATAGTTCAACATAAATTACCGTTATCGAGAGAAAGTTTTATACAGAGAGTCGGAAGAGCTGGTAGGAGCGATAAGACTTATAGAATAGCTACCGGAATTGTAATTTTACAATCTACTCCTTACGCTTCACTATATATGTTTAACGACGAGCTTAGAAGTACGTTAATTAATATGAGTTATAATTCTGTATCGAAAACTTTAGATTCAAATAATCCACAGATAATATTACAGTATATTTTTTCATATGTCTTACTAAAGAGAGCAATAAATAAAGTAAAAACATGTGTAGATGATGGAAGCAGCTTTGCAGAATGTGAAAACATCATAGAAGAGTTAATTGATGATGCAGAGAATAACATAGCTAATTCCCAGTCAGAATTGGAAGAAATGTTAAGTATTGATTTAAATTTAATTAAAGATGATATAATGGACTTACTTAGCGTAATTAAACGTAGTATAAATAATGAGGATAAAGATGAAGAAGAGCTTTGCAGAGAAATCGCTAACGGTTTAAATACAATTTTTAATGAAATAGAGGCTGATATTAATGAGACAATAAATTATTTGTTTGAGCATAAAATAGGAAACATTATTGGGTATGATAATAGAATGTTATTGGGAATATTAAATAAAATTAGCGGTAAGTTAAAGGAATTAAAGGAAATATTAGAGACTGGACCCCTCAATATTAAAATAATCAATGAGATATTATATTTGATAAATTCAAAGTCTTCAGAGATAAAATCACTCGAAAGCTTGCTTGAAAAAACTAGACAAAAACTAACGAAGAAGTATGATATTAGGACTATGATGAAAAATCAACATACTAAAAAGTATATTGATGCTATTATAAATAAATTTAACAGTATAATTAAAAACATAGAAGATCTATCAAATATTATAAATAGTATTATTAATGATATTAGTGCAAGAAAATGTATTGGTAATCTTAAATATTATAACAACAAGTCAAACTTATATGTAGATAAATCTTACGATATATTTAGTATAATGAGAGAAAAATCCACAAACGATATATTTATGGATCTACTAATGACTCCACCTTCACCTTCAATTGAATCGGCAAATGTAGAAGGTGATGAAAATGAGTGA
- a CDS encoding PQQ-binding-like beta-propeller repeat protein — translation MKRSKIILGLLSLVLIVTASVILVSKSQFFDATPSSQVFIYTEYNGTYFPYTVKVVYYPGNMSNINMSMPTVWPVTNSQQDHNAVVQTSCKAILQGVNWDLPAAQIAGGVSIPLTTPPTQLPGANVMGVKKALVMLTQMVGQPLGVTLADNLLFVEMDSLPGSIFAINPVTGQIVWYATGLASYAMNNPIVWNGIVFVTVGDVGFNFANFVHYEKGQYDQIVRGMGYGAIYAFNATDGRLIWMRFTMGEAMPAPAVYNGILAYTTGAGCFIGVNASTGQVIWMDRFAGLFASMSSVNYYVLPNGTPLFIGGFTSLSKPYGLLIAVNGYNGEEVWNATLPAPNEPYNTGMGDVPPAVSQKYGIVVQSTVANAEPNGTVDTMLLAVNATNGKVLWTTNLGRGYTPPAFKGGIPLIVGDTVYVGIPSLGRVAAVNLLNGSILWETRLPDLQIPPSYPGGPRGSPTYYHGLLWVAAGQYIYVLNPHSGKIITMYYVGGRFGIVNPVIAGGTMYLANSYGWVIALPLSQIFPDWMNY, via the coding sequence ATGAAAAGAAGTAAAATAATATTAGGACTTCTCTCATTAGTATTAATCGTAACGGCAAGTGTAATATTAGTTAGTAAAAGTCAGTTTTTTGATGCAACACCTTCATCCCAGGTTTTCATATACACTGAATATAACGGTACATATTTCCCATATACAGTAAAAGTAGTTTACTATCCTGGAAACATGAGTAATATTAATATGAGTATGCCAACTGTATGGCCAGTAACTAACTCACAACAAGATCATAATGCAGTAGTCCAAACATCTTGCAAAGCAATACTACAAGGTGTAAACTGGGATCTTCCAGCGGCACAGATAGCTGGAGGTGTCTCAATCCCACTAACAACTCCACCAACCCAATTACCCGGGGCTAATGTAATGGGTGTAAAGAAAGCCTTAGTTATGCTAACTCAAATGGTAGGACAACCATTAGGAGTGACTTTAGCAGATAATTTACTATTTGTAGAGATGGACAGTTTACCAGGGAGTATATTCGCAATAAATCCAGTTACTGGGCAAATTGTTTGGTATGCAACTGGACTAGCAAGTTATGCGATGAATAACCCAATCGTATGGAACGGAATAGTTTTCGTTACTGTGGGTGATGTTGGATTTAATTTCGCCAATTTTGTACATTATGAGAAAGGTCAATATGACCAGATTGTAAGAGGAATGGGTTATGGTGCAATTTACGCATTTAATGCAACTGACGGTAGATTAATATGGATGAGATTTACTATGGGAGAAGCAATGCCTGCACCAGCAGTATATAACGGAATTCTAGCTTATACAACCGGTGCTGGTTGTTTTATAGGAGTTAATGCATCAACCGGGCAAGTAATATGGATGGATAGATTTGCTGGATTATTTGCAAGTATGAGTAGCGTAAACTATTACGTTTTACCAAACGGTACACCACTATTTATTGGAGGATTTACCTCGTTATCAAAGCCTTACGGATTATTAATAGCTGTAAATGGGTATAATGGAGAAGAAGTTTGGAATGCTACATTACCAGCACCTAATGAACCTTATAATACTGGTATGGGCGATGTACCACCAGCCGTTTCTCAGAAATACGGAATAGTTGTACAAAGTACCGTAGCTAATGCAGAACCAAATGGCACAGTAGATACAATGCTTTTAGCAGTAAACGCTACAAACGGCAAAGTTCTATGGACTACAAACTTAGGTAGAGGATATACGCCACCAGCATTTAAAGGAGGAATACCATTAATTGTAGGAGACACAGTTTACGTAGGAATACCCTCATTAGGTAGAGTAGCCGCTGTTAATTTATTAAACGGCTCAATTCTGTGGGAAACTAGATTGCCAGACTTACAAATACCGCCATCATATCCTGGAGGACCTAGAGGAAGTCCAACATACTATCACGGGTTATTATGGGTTGCTGCCGGACAGTATATTTACGTCTTAAACCCGCATAGCGGTAAAATAATTACAATGTATTATGTGGGAGGAAGATTCGGTATTGTTAATCCAGTAATTGCAGGAGGAACAATGTACCTAGCAAACTCTTATGGATGGGTAATTGCATTACCACTAAGCCAAATATTCCCAGATTGGATGAATTATTAA
- a CDS encoding ABC transporter permease, translating into MKVNDIIWLAYKGLISRKAIAILAVIAVLIGVASVTILVAFTQGVSQSILSIVESLGPKTILVLPARGAVLTQATVVSLEGLPDIEAIYPVVSGFGTINIEGQSMGVTIIGINNLSALLGQVLLTSGTIYPPVTTPEAVIGSQVANPLPGVFITPGDTITVQIGKDETVPIEVVGVLSPSGANPLSNSETSIFLPLSEAMAILNRTTYSEIIIEADSVNDVNTVATLIQDIYGNELSVITVQQLINTVSTITGGFSFLLISVASISLFVGAIGIMGIMLSRVYQRIREIGIMKTLGLTTRDVLLVFLTESGIIGLLGGIAGILVGLIGTSFFDIISSFANSSTSIPNSSGVRGGFGRGFGRGASSISAFTFKPIISVEAIAIALAVAIIVSLIAGIYPAWKASKLTVIDAIRRD; encoded by the coding sequence ATGAAAGTCAATGATATAATTTGGTTAGCGTATAAAGGTTTAATATCAAGAAAAGCTATAGCTATTTTAGCTGTAATTGCAGTCTTAATAGGAGTTGCTAGCGTTACTATCTTAGTAGCCTTTACTCAAGGAGTTAGCCAGTCAATTCTCTCAATAGTCGAATCCCTAGGTCCTAAAACTATCTTAGTTTTACCGGCTAGAGGTGCAGTGTTAACACAAGCTACAGTAGTTAGCCTTGAAGGTTTACCAGATATAGAAGCAATTTACCCAGTTGTTAGCGGATTCGGTACAATAAATATTGAAGGACAAAGTATGGGAGTTACAATTATAGGAATTAATAACCTTTCAGCGTTATTAGGTCAAGTATTATTAACATCTGGCACTATATATCCGCCAGTTACAACACCAGAAGCAGTTATTGGCTCCCAAGTCGCTAATCCTTTGCCCGGAGTGTTTATAACTCCAGGCGATACTATAACGGTACAAATTGGAAAAGATGAGACAGTACCTATAGAAGTAGTAGGTGTTTTATCTCCTTCTGGTGCAAATCCGTTGTCAAACTCTGAAACATCAATATTCTTACCGCTAAGTGAGGCAATGGCTATCTTAAATAGAACAACATATAGTGAGATAATCATAGAGGCTGATAGTGTTAATGATGTAAATACCGTGGCTACTTTAATTCAAGATATTTATGGTAATGAGCTTAGTGTAATTACAGTTCAGCAACTTATCAACACTGTATCAACGATAACTGGTGGATTTAGCTTCTTACTTATTTCAGTAGCCTCAATATCTCTATTTGTAGGAGCAATAGGAATAATGGGTATAATGTTAAGTAGAGTTTATCAAAGAATTAGAGAAATAGGAATAATGAAAACACTAGGCTTAACTACTAGGGACGTACTGCTAGTTTTCCTTACGGAGTCTGGAATAATTGGGTTATTAGGTGGAATTGCAGGGATTTTAGTAGGTTTAATTGGAACATCATTCTTCGACATTATATCGTCTTTTGCAAATAGTAGCACGTCTATTCCGAATAGTAGTGGAGTTAGAGGAGGATTCGGAAGAGGGTTTGGTAGAGGTGCTAGTTCTATATCAGCATTTACCTTTAAGCCTATAATATCTGTTGAAGCTATTGCAATAGCTTTAGCTGTAGCTATAATAGTAAGCTTAATTGCCGGAATATATCCAGCTTGGAAAGCATCAAAACTCACAGTAATTGACGCTATTAGAAGAGACTAA